Genomic window (Arthrobacter sp. StoSoilA2):
CCACGCCGCCTCCTCCAGTTCCAAGGGAACGGAGTCCATGAAGTTCTTCATCATCCAGATGGCCATCGGCAGGGTGGTTGTAGCCATGAAGAATATGGTTGCCACCATGGAATCGAGCAACTGGAGCTGGACGAACAAACCATAGACGGGCACCATGATGGCCGTCACGGGCAAGGACGTCCCGAACAGCACCGAGTACATGAACGGCTTGTTGAACCTGGACTGGTAGCGGGACAACGGATATGCGGCAAGGACGGCTGCCACCAGGTTGACCGCTGCTGTTCCCGCTGAAAGAAGGAAACTGTTGGCCAGGGGCTGGTACAACAGTTCCGGTGTGAGCACCGCGCCAAAATTCTCCATCGACGGCGCTGACGGCAGCGCGGTCTGATAGCCGGCCTGAGGATCAACGGCGGCCAGCAGCAACCACAACAATGGCGCCATAAAGCAGAAACCGATCACGGCCAAAGCGATATCTGCCGCAAACCGCGGCCTGGACATCACGGCTTCTGCTCCCTGAGCAGCCGGACGTAGACAGCGCCGAAGACCACTCCCAAAACAATCAAAACCGAAGCAACGGCCGTGCCATAGCCAATATCCCCGAATTTGAAGGCCTCTTGGTAGGCCAACACCGGCAGGGTAGTACTGGCATTGGCCGGGCCGCCGGCCGTCATCACCCAAATAAGAGTGAACACGGCCAACGTCTGCAGGGTAATCAGCATCAGGTTCGTGGCGATGCTGCTCCTGATCAGTGGCAACGTAATGAATGCCAGACGCTGCCAGCCTTGCGCACCGTCCATCAAGGCAGCTTCCGAGACGTCCTGTGGCACGTCCGCGAGGGCGGCCCTGTACACCAGCATGGAGAAGGCCGTTCCCCGCCACGTGTTCGCAAGGATAATCGCGACCAGCGGGAACGTGTACAGCCAGTCCGGCCCCTGCCCGCCAAAGAAGGCAAGCATCTGATTCAGTGTGCCGTCACGGTTGAAGTAGGCATAGGCCGCGAAGGCAGCCACGATCTCGGGGAGTACCCAGGCCGCTACCACCACTGTTCCCACCCACGAGGAAACTGCCCTGCGTGAGCGCGTCATGAGCAGCGCGATGAGCAGGCCGAGCACATTCTGGCCGAGCACGGCCGAGGCTGCGACGAAAACAACAGTCAGCCATGCCGCCAGTGGAAACGAGTCATCGCTGAACATCCGCACGTAGTTCTCAAGCCCCACCCACTGTGGATCCCGGGCCGCCCGGCCTGAAAGAGCGGCATTGGTGAACGACGCGTAGAAGGACCAAACCACCGGGGCAAGCAGGAACAGCAGGAGCAGGAGAACGGACGGAACAACCGGCAGCAGCCGCAGGTAGCGGCGAATCGTCATTTCCCTGCTGTCATTTCTTTGATGTCATCTCTCCAGGACCTTGTCATCACCAACAAGCTTTCGCACGGTGGCGTCATACTCTGCTGCGGCATCTTCGGGGCTTTGCTTTCCAGTGATGACAGACTCGGTGGCGACCTGGACCGCCGTCGAGATCCTCGGGTAATCTGCGGTTGCCGGGCGGTAATGCGTCACCTTCACCAACTCCGAGACATCCTTTACGAACGGATTCGCCGAAAGGTAGCTCGATTCCGATGCAACATCCGTGCGCACCGCTATCTGGGAGTTGTTAACGTCAAAGGCCAAGGCATTCTTCTTGTTCAGCGCGGTTGCGAGGAACTTGAACGCAAGCTCAGCGTTCTTGCTCTTGGCACCAACTGCAAGGGTCCACCCACCGGACATGCTGACGCCGCCCGGTTCCTGTCCGTTCCTCGTGGGGAACATGGCCACACCCATGTCCTGCTCATAGCCTGCCCACTCATAGGCCCCGCCCTTTTGCCAGAACGACGGCGTATACGAACCTTCCACGGTTGCAGCGAGTTTGCCCTGCGGGAACCACTCGCCAAAGACCTTCTTCCAGACATTGGCGTCGAGGGCTTCGGCCGGGCTCACTGCAAGTTTTTCGTCGTAGAGGGTCTTCAGGAAGGCCAGCGAGTCAGTAAAACCCTGGGAGCCCACCACCCATTTCTTTTCCTTTTCGTCGTACAGGGTGCTGTCTGTCCCGTAGAGGAGTTCGTAGAAGCTCTGCATGACAGTGCCCTCGCCGGTACCCTTGCCGGCGTACATGTTGAAGGGAATCACGGTTGGATCTGAGGCTTTGATGGCACGTGCCGTGGACAGGATGTCTTCCCACGTTTTGGGCTGCCAGGGAACTTGAATTCCGGCCTTCTGCAGCACTGCCTTGTTGTACCAGATGGCACGAGTGTCAGTGCCCAGGGGCACAGCGTAGATACTTCCGTCATCGGCCCGACCCGCTTCTTTGGCCGCTTCGTTGAACTTGGACCAGTCGTCCCACTTTTCAAGATAGCTGTCCAGCTTGAGGAGGTAACCGGCGTCGACGTCGGAACGCACCTTGAACGTGTCCTCATAGAAGACATCCGGCGCGGTGTCCGGGGAGCGCTGGGCGAGGGCGAGCTTGGTGCCGTAGTCGTCGTCGTTGGCTTGGATCGGTTCGAGATTGACCGTCACCGAAGAGTTGGCTGCCTCGAATTCCTTTTTGGCGTCCTGCATCACAGCATCCAGTGCCGTAAAGGAGTCAGATTTCTGGTAGACGATCTTCAAGGTCTTGTTCTCGGCTGTCGGCGGCGTCGAGGAACAAGCTGTTGCAGCGAGAAGAGCGGCTACGACGGGAAGGACGGTGGCAAACCTCATGGGGCGGCGCATTTTGCTCCAATCGAGTCAACGTGGCTGAGTAGTTAGCCCTCCAGCAGTAGCCGTTGGGCGCGTGGTGCCAGTGTGTGCTCCAGGACGAGGCACGCCGCACCAATAGCGCCGACATCCTCGCCTACCCCGGAACCCACAACTTCTATGCCGTGGATCATGCGGGCCGCACTGTTTTCAGCGATGAGGGCCGGGACACGCTCCAGGAAGTACTTCGACATCCGCCCCCAGAAAGGACCGCCGAACACAACGCGTTCCACGTCAAGGGTGTTGGTCACCACCGAGACAGCACGGGCCACGAGGGTGGCTGACTTATCAAGGATGGCAATGGCTTTTTCATCGCCGGCGTCGGCTTTGTCGCACAACAAGGCGTAACGTTCCTGCACCTGCGGTCCATCTGCATCCTCGCCATGGCTGTCAAGCACACCGGCCGCCTCCGCCTCGGCCACCAGGACCTGCGGGATACACGAGGATTTCACACAACCACGGAGCCCGCAGTCACACTGGGGCCCCATCGGATCAACGATGATATGGCCGATCTCGCCCGCGTTACCGGACGTTCCACGGACCACTTCATCGTTCAGGACTATGCCGCAACCAATACCGGTGCCCATATACATGAAGACGAAACTGCCGGCACCGCTGGCACCGCCGGCCCAGGTTTCGGCCACTGCGGCGCTCGTTACGTCCTTGTCCACCAGCGTCTCCAGGCCGGTGGCCTCCGTGAGGGCCTCCCGGATGCGCACGCGGTTCCATCGAGTCAACAGCGGCGGCTCCACAACGGAACCTTCGTCGAGGTCGATCGGGCCCGGGACGGCAACGCCGAGCCCGGCAATCTTGGATGCATCCACGCCCGATTCCTCAATGAGGACCTTGATCTGCTGGGCGATGCTCGCGATCACTGCCGCCGGGTCACCACCGGGAGTGGCCATCCGCGAATGCCTGACAACATCGCCCAGGAGGTCCAGGACAACGAACGTGATGACTGCAGGGTCAAGGTGGACGCCCACCGCATACATTCCCGATGGGTTCAGCCGCAGGATGGTCCGTGGCTTGCCTGGGCCTGTCCCCTCCTTGCCTGCTTCCACAATCAGGTGCTGGTCAAGCAGGCGACGGGAAATATTGGAAATGGTCTGGGGGGACAGGCCAACAATCTGTGCCAGTTCAACACGGCTGAGCCCGCCCGGGGACCTCCGGATCGCCTCGAGAATGACCGTCAGATTGAAGTCACCCATGCGGGGTAGATTCGTTCCGCGCCTCGGTGTGGGCTGCCGGATCTCAGTCACTGATTCCCCTAAGTCATTTTTGAAAAAACATCATGGTACTTCGTCTTTGTCTGAATCGTACGATACCCACGCTCACAGGGATATGCGCACACGCAGGCACCGGAGTCAGGGCTTGGTAACGATGACACTAAATTCTATGTGAGAGCGACGGTCCGCTCATCCACGACGACTCCGCGTCACCGTGAACTTCGGGTTCCGGCCTTCCTCCACAGTGGGACCTATGAGGCGCTCAAGGGCAGGCCGGTATTGCAGATGGCTGTTGTACACAGTCCACAGCTCACCGCCGGGCGCGAGAACGCGCGCGGCCGCTTGGAACATCTTCAGGGCAGCGCCGGCATGCACGCTGGCTCCCAGGTGGAACGGTGGATTCAGCAGGACAAGATCCGCACTGCCTGGATCAAACGTGGACATGGCGTCGTCGTGGATCACGGAAACCCGGTCACCCAGCCCATTGGCTGCTGCCGTGGCCATTGCTGATGCCACAGCCGCCGCCGATTGATCAGTGGCCACGACGCCCGCAGTGGGCTGGTGCCGTGCAAACATCGTGGCAAGAATGCCTGTCCCACACCCCAGATCCACCATGCGTCGAACTTCCGGCATACGGTCCAAGAAGGTCAGGAGGTAGCGGGTTCCGATGTCAAGGCGCGCACCTGAAAAAGCAGCACCATGAGCGCAGACCGTGATCCCCAGTTCCGGTAGCTGTTCCACCACCGGGTAGGGAGGGTCGGTGGAAACCGGTTTGGGATTGCTTGCCACCAGCACCCTGGATTTCCGGCGCGCAAGCTGCGGTTGTACGGAGGAGAAATAGCGCTCAAGCACCCCGTTCATACCCAGGGACATGTGCTTGACGCGGCCTCCTGCGAGCAATACGGCATCCGGCGCCGCATAGCGGGCAACGGCGTCGGCGTTTTCCTCCAGCTCCGCCAGAGATTTCGGCAACTGCATCAACACCAGGTTCGCGCCCGCCAAGAGCTCCTTGCCCAATTCATGGGCGCTGAACAGACCCTGCAGGCCGGCTGCTTCCGCGTTGTGCTGGAGCGCCAGCCTTCCGGTGTAGAGGTCCTGGTTGACGCGGACATGCCCGACGCCGTTTCCCACCAAAGCGCCCAGTGTCAGGGCACCGTACCGGTCGCCAATGACAGCCATCCTTGTTTCCGGCCGGAGATAATCCACGGCGGTTTCAAGGAGGAGGCGATCCGTGGCGTCGTATGCCTGGAGGTTGTCCGCCTCGACATCGGGGAACCTGCGCAGCCCGCCGAACAACGGCTCCAGTTCCAGTTCGGCCACCATCGCGTTCCCACTTTCCTAAAATTCGTTCGCTTTAGTGTCTCGACTTCATGGTGCGTTCGGAGGAATGTGGATGATGCAGCATGCCAAGCACCTGTTGTCGCGACGGATTGCGAACCCAAACCCGTCCGACGGCAGGCACCGGTCCCGCCCAACCGACGAGCCAGGCCCCGGGACCACACTTAACCGGCTCCCTTCCTGAGAGCGAACCATGAGTGTCAATGTTGTCACGCAACTCCAAGTGAAATCACACAACTCCCCCGACGAAACGCGCACCCCGGACAAGACGAAGGTGGAAGTCGTCACCGTCGGAGAATACACAATCGGCCGGACCACCTTTGAACCTGGCTGGACTTGGGACGACTGCATCAAACCCGTAGTCGGAACCGACTCCTGCCAATTGAGCCATGTAGGTTTCTGCGTCTCCGGCTCCCTCGAGGTGGAAACCAACGATGGCGCCCAGGTTAGTATTTCCGGCGGTGACTCCTATTCGATCCCACCGGGACACCATGCCCGGGTGGTGGGCGATCAGCCCTTCCAAGGCATCGAATTCCTCAGTGCAGCCGAGTTCGGCGTCCGCCAGGAATAGGAATCCGTCCGCCAACCAGAAAGCAAAAGACCCCGCTCGCCCGAGCGGGGTCTTTTATCCGAAGTGGAGCTGAGGGGACTCGAACCCCTGACCCCCTGCATGCCATGCAGGTGCGCTACCAGCTGCGCCACAGCCCCGGATCTTGTTGATTTCTTCAGGAAGATTTCCCTTCCCGCCGAAGCAACTCGTCAATACTAACCACAATCCCCCGAGAAGCGAAATCGCGGGAGCGTGATACGCCTCACGGCGATGAGCGGGCATTTCTGCCCTGCACTCCCCCGCAGCCGGGGTGCGCTGGATCGCTCCACCGCACCTCCCCCCCAAACGGCCACGCGGAGTCCCTTGGGCCAAGGCCCGGCGCGACTCCTCTTGAAGTCTAGAATCACCGAAAGAATAAACCAAACCGTTCAGTCGGTTTTACGGGCCCTAACTTATGGACGGTGGTAGCGTTGTGGGGTCCGGCGGCGCGTTCTACTGGCCGTCCCACAGTGAAACAAGTGAGAGGCTCCCCCACCGCCCATGCAGCAACGCGCGAAAGACACCCGCCTTTCCGTTATTGAAGGCGCCGCCCATGTCTTCGCGGAAGTCGGGTACGGCAATGCAAGCCTGAGCGACATCACCAAGCGTGCCGGAGTCACCAAAGGGGCGCTCTACTTCCACTTCACGTCCAAGCGGGAGCTGGCTTTGGCCGTCATCCAGGAGCAGCATGCATTGGTCCTCGCGGCGGGTGCGGGCATCGTGGGCTCAAACATGACTGCCCTGGACAAGATCATTGGACTGTGCCGGATGTTCGGCCGGCAGCTGCTTGACGAAGCGATTGTCCAAGGCGGGATCCGCCTGACGTTCGAAGCCTCCGCCTTTGATGCCGATATTTCGGGCCCCTACCAGGACTGGATAGAAACAGTGGAGCAACTGCTCCGCCAAGCCCAAACCGAAGGGGCTGTCCGGCCCACGCTGGAGCCCGCCGCCTTTGCCCGCTATCTGGTTGCCTCCTTCACCGGAGTCCAGATGGTGTCCAACGTCCTGACTGCCCGCACGGACGTACTTCGCCGCATTGACGAGATGTGGGAATTCATGCTGCCGGCAATCGAAGCCGGCGCTGGCAGCTAGGCCGAACCACACAAAAAAGGCCCTGCCCTTCTTCATCACGAAGAAGGGCAGAACCTTAAGAGTGGAGCTGAGGGGACTCGAACCCCTGACCCCCTGCATGCCATGCAGGTGCGCTACCAGCTGCGCCACAGCCCCATATTCTTGCTGCTCCACGATCGACTTTCCAGCCATCCGCGCCGAAGCAACTCAAATATCTTAGAACAGCGTTTCCGAAAATTCCAAATCGGGCATATTCGGTTGCCGGCCCATGTTTAGAACTCTGATTCCCCTGCTGGCGCAGCCTTTGCCGAGGCGTCATCCCCCAGTTCAAGGTCAACTACGGGGCAGTCCTTCCAGAGGCGCTCCAGGGCGTAGAAAACGCGGTCCTCTGCGTGCTGGACGTGGATGACGATGTCGGCGTAGTCCAGGAGCACCCAACGGCCTTCGGATCGGCCTTCACGCCGCACCGGGCGAAGGTCTTGCTTCATCAGCTCTTCCTCGATGCCGTCAACGATGGCATTGACCTGGCGCTCAGTGGGCGCAGAGGCAATCAGGAAGACATCAGTCAGGGCGAGCCGCTCGCTGACGTCAAGCGCAACGATGTCATCGGCAAGCTTGTCAGCCGCCGCACGCGCGGCGTGACGGGCGAGGGTAATGGATTGTTCATGTGCAGACACGGGGACTCCTTGTTGTGGCCGTTGGCCTGTAAATGGCGTTAGCCGGGTTCTAGCGGAATTAGCCGCTGGTAATCATGATGATGCCGACGATGAGCGCGACAACACCCAACGCCAGGACGCCGAACTGCAGCAACCTGTTCCGCTGGGCCCGGGCCAGGCCGGCCGTATTGGCGTCCAGAGGGTCCAGTCCATACGCTGCGCTGGCAGAAATCGGCGGACGCTGTGTTTCTTCAAGCTGTTCGTCGACGGCCGCTGGCCGCTTCCGGGCGTTCCTTGCCACAGCTTCGGCACGGGCGAGAACACCCGAACGGCCACGCGTGCCCTTTCCGTTCGCCGGCGCTTTGCCGGCATCAAGAGTGGGATCCGACGAGGTCACGAGAGGCACGAAAGTGGTACTGGGGCGCTTCATGACCGGACGTTCAATGCCGGGCACCTTGACGAACTCCAGCGGCGTGACCATGGCGAGATTGTTTGCAGTGGAGGGGCCCACTGAGACTCCCGAAGACTTCTTCCCCTCGGACACGCCCGCTGCCGGGGCCTTGGCTTCAGCCTGGTTCTGTTCGGCAAGCTTCTGTTTGGCCGCTGCCCGCTTGTTCAGCACTGCAGCTCGTTCGGCGAGGGCAATCTGCTGGGCGAGGACCTCAGGATCGACAGCCAGGGGATCCTGCTCGGCAATGTGCTCAAGCTTGGCGGTTTGATTCTGGACCTGGGCAGCGATCAGTTCACGGACCGCAAGTGCCTGCTCTACAGACATTTCAGATTCGGCAGTACCAGCGCTGGGTGCCGGAACCCCAGCGGAACCCTCAGCGGCGGCCTTGGTATCCACGGGATGGCCGGCTGGTTTGTCCGTTGGCTTCCCGCCCGGCATGGGAACGATGGGGTTGGCAGACGTGGCCACTTCTTGCTGGAGTTGCTGCAGGCGAAGCTGGCGACGTGTTGGCGGTCCACCGCCGGAGAGCTGCTCTTCCTTGTCCGCAAGCTCTTTGATGGTGCGCAAAGCTGCGCGGTCGCGGGCGCGGATTTGGGAGGACCGCTGCTGCGCGGTGGTACCCACTGCATCTACGGGAGCATCCGCCGCCCGACGATTCCGGCCAGTTACAGCATTCTCCGCGGCGTCTACTACCTTGTGTGGTGTAGCTTCCGCCTGCGGCTCTTGGTTCTCTTCGCGGGCGCGGCGAAGCTCACGCCTGCTGCGGATGGGTCGCTGTTCCTGGCTGCTCATTCAAAACTCATTCAGTACGTGCTTGGTCGTCTGATCCGGATAATGCGGGGGCCAGCTCCCCTGTCCCTGGCCGCGCGGTCCCGGAGTGCGGGGCGTACAGACCATACTTGGCGATGTACTGCACCACGCCATCGGGCACGAGGTACCAAACGGGGTTCCCGGCACCTACGCGTGTCCGGCAATCCGTTGAGGAAATCGCCATGGCTGGAACTTCCAGGAGGCTGACGTCTTCCCTGCCCATGCCGTCCAGTTCGTGGCCAGGGCGCGTTACACCAACGAAGTGCGCCAAAGACCAGAGTTCGTCAACGTCCTTCCAGGACAGAATCTGGGCCAAGGCGTCAGCGCCAGTGATGAAGAACAAATCAGCGTCGGGTCGCTGGGCCCTTAGATCGCGCAGGGTGTCGATGGTGTAAGTGGGTCCGGGACGGTCAACATCGACCCGGCTCACCGTGAACCTCGGGTTTGAGGCCGTGGCGATCACGGTCATCAAATAACGGTGCTCGGGTTTGCTGACCTGCTTGCTGGACTTCTGCCAAGGTTGGCCAGTAGGCACGAAAACGACTTCGTCGAGATCGAACTTGGCGGCAACCTCACTTGCAGCCACAAGGTGGCCGTGATGGATGGGATCAAAAGTTCCACCCATCACGCCCAGCCGGAGCCTGCGCTCCGACTCCCCGCGCGGAGTTGCGGCGATAATGTTAGTGGCCCTGCTTGTGGGTGTGCTTGTTCGGGTGCTGGCGGTGCGGATCCGAGTGCTCTTCCACAGCCTCGTGACGGTTGCCAAGGTTGGTGTAGGAGAGGGCAACGAACATCAAAACCAGCAGGAGGGCAAACATGCTGACTCCGAAGACCCACGGCTCGGCCCAGAGCGGGGCAGGCGCTTCGTGGCCGCCTTCTGTTTGGGCTGCTATGGACGTGGCGATCTGCTGAAACAGCATCTTCTCCCCTAGTTGGTTCTCAAGGATTTTCGACGGCGGGACTCCCCGCCGTTCCGGACTTCTGTTCTATGTTACCGCGTAGCTAACTGCGGATCTGGCCTTCGCCCTGCACGATCCACTTGGTGGTGGTGAGTTCGGTCAGGCCCATGGGCCCACGGGCGTGCAGCTTTTGGGTGGAAATACCCACTTCTGCTCCGAGGCCGAGCTCACCGCCGTCGGTGAAACGCGTGGAGGCGTTGACGATGACGGCAGCCGAGTCGATTTCAGCAATGAATCTCTCGGCGTTGGCCAGGTTGTTCGTCAGGATCGCTTCGGTGTGCCCGGTGGTCCACTTGCGGATGTGATTGACGGCATCATCGAGGTTGTCCACCATGGCAACGGCAAGGTCCAGGTCCATGTACTCGGTGGCCCAATCGTCGTCGTCGGCCGGAACGGTTTCAACGTCCTTGCCCAAAGCGGCAGCAATCCGCTCATCGACGTGGAGGGTGACTCCGGCAGCGCGAAGTGCAGCGGCAACGGCAGGCAGCACGGTGGAGCCCGAGTGTACAAGAAGGGTCTCTACGGTGTTGCAGACGCTGGGACGCTGCGTCTTGGCATTCAAAAGAATGTCAACCGCCATCTCTTCATTGGCCGATTCGTCGATGAAGATATGCACATTGCCTTCACCCGTTTCAATAACAGGCACGGCAGAGTTG
Coding sequences:
- a CDS encoding carbohydrate ABC transporter permease produces the protein MSRPRFAADIALAVIGFCFMAPLLWLLLAAVDPQAGYQTALPSAPSMENFGAVLTPELLYQPLANSFLLSAGTAAVNLVAAVLAAYPLSRYQSRFNKPFMYSVLFGTSLPVTAIMVPVYGLFVQLQLLDSMVATIFFMATTTLPMAIWMMKNFMDSVPLELEEAAWMDGASSMTALRAVVLPLMRHGLGVVFIFVFIQAWGNFFVPFILLLSTAKQPAAVSIFSFFGQHGAIAYGQLAAFSILYSVPVLLLYVLVSRSVGSSFALSGSVKG
- a CDS encoding sugar ABC transporter permease yields the protein MTIRRYLRLLPVVPSVLLLLLFLLAPVVWSFYASFTNAALSGRAARDPQWVGLENYVRMFSDDSFPLAAWLTVVFVAASAVLGQNVLGLLIALLMTRSRRAVSSWVGTVVVAAWVLPEIVAAFAAYAYFNRDGTLNQMLAFFGGQGPDWLYTFPLVAIILANTWRGTAFSMLVYRAALADVPQDVSEAALMDGAQGWQRLAFITLPLIRSSIATNLMLITLQTLAVFTLIWVMTAGGPANASTTLPVLAYQEAFKFGDIGYGTAVASVLIVLGVVFGAVYVRLLREQKP
- a CDS encoding extracellular solute-binding protein — encoded protein: MRRPMRFATVLPVVAALLAATACSSTPPTAENKTLKIVYQKSDSFTALDAVMQDAKKEFEAANSSVTVNLEPIQANDDDYGTKLALAQRSPDTAPDVFYEDTFKVRSDVDAGYLLKLDSYLEKWDDWSKFNEAAKEAGRADDGSIYAVPLGTDTRAIWYNKAVLQKAGIQVPWQPKTWEDILSTARAIKASDPTVIPFNMYAGKGTGEGTVMQSFYELLYGTDSTLYDEKEKKWVVGSQGFTDSLAFLKTLYDEKLAVSPAEALDANVWKKVFGEWFPQGKLAATVEGSYTPSFWQKGGAYEWAGYEQDMGVAMFPTRNGQEPGGVSMSGGWTLAVGAKSKNAELAFKFLATALNKKNALAFDVNNSQIAVRTDVASESSYLSANPFVKDVSELVKVTHYRPATADYPRISTAVQVATESVITGKQSPEDAAAEYDATVRKLVGDDKVLER
- a CDS encoding ROK family transcriptional regulator, which encodes MGDFNLTVILEAIRRSPGGLSRVELAQIVGLSPQTISNISRRLLDQHLIVEAGKEGTGPGKPRTILRLNPSGMYAVGVHLDPAVITFVVLDLLGDVVRHSRMATPGGDPAAVIASIAQQIKVLIEESGVDASKIAGLGVAVPGPIDLDEGSVVEPPLLTRWNRVRIREALTEATGLETLVDKDVTSAAVAETWAGGASGAGSFVFMYMGTGIGCGIVLNDEVVRGTSGNAGEIGHIIVDPMGPQCDCGLRGCVKSSCIPQVLVAEAEAAGVLDSHGEDADGPQVQERYALLCDKADAGDEKAIAILDKSATLVARAVSVVTNTLDVERVVFGGPFWGRMSKYFLERVPALIAENSAARMIHGIEVVGSGVGEDVGAIGAACLVLEHTLAPRAQRLLLEG
- a CDS encoding methyltransferase; translation: MVAELELEPLFGGLRRFPDVEADNLQAYDATDRLLLETAVDYLRPETRMAVIGDRYGALTLGALVGNGVGHVRVNQDLYTGRLALQHNAEAAGLQGLFSAHELGKELLAGANLVLMQLPKSLAELEENADAVARYAAPDAVLLAGGRVKHMSLGMNGVLERYFSSVQPQLARRKSRVLVASNPKPVSTDPPYPVVEQLPELGITVCAHGAAFSGARLDIGTRYLLTFLDRMPEVRRMVDLGCGTGILATMFARHQPTAGVVATDQSAAAVASAMATAAANGLGDRVSVIHDDAMSTFDPGSADLVLLNPPFHLGASVHAGAALKMFQAAARVLAPGGELWTVYNSHLQYRPALERLIGPTVEEGRNPKFTVTRSRRG
- a CDS encoding cupin domain-containing protein — translated: MSVNVVTQLQVKSHNSPDETRTPDKTKVEVVTVGEYTIGRTTFEPGWTWDDCIKPVVGTDSCQLSHVGFCVSGSLEVETNDGAQVSISGGDSYSIPPGHHARVVGDQPFQGIEFLSAAEFGVRQE
- a CDS encoding ScbR family autoregulator-binding transcription factor is translated as MQQRAKDTRLSVIEGAAHVFAEVGYGNASLSDITKRAGVTKGALYFHFTSKRELALAVIQEQHALVLAAGAGIVGSNMTALDKIIGLCRMFGRQLLDEAIVQGGIRLTFEASAFDADISGPYQDWIETVEQLLRQAQTEGAVRPTLEPAAFARYLVASFTGVQMVSNVLTARTDVLRRIDEMWEFMLPAIEAGAGS
- the rsfS gene encoding ribosome silencing factor, with translation MSAHEQSITLARHAARAAADKLADDIVALDVSERLALTDVFLIASAPTERQVNAIVDGIEEELMKQDLRPVRREGRSEGRWVLLDYADIVIHVQHAEDRVFYALERLWKDCPVVDLELGDDASAKAAPAGESEF
- the nadD gene encoding nicotinate-nucleotide adenylyltransferase, with the protein product MGGTFDPIHHGHLVAASEVAAKFDLDEVVFVPTGQPWQKSSKQVSKPEHRYLMTVIATASNPRFTVSRVDVDRPGPTYTIDTLRDLRAQRPDADLFFITGADALAQILSWKDVDELWSLAHFVGVTRPGHELDGMGREDVSLLEVPAMAISSTDCRTRVGAGNPVWYLVPDGVVQYIAKYGLYAPHSGTARPGTGELAPALSGSDDQARTE